ATACAGACAAGAACTAACTAGTTTGGCACACAGAGGCGATTTGCCGAGCCGATACGACATTACTAAGTACCTGTGCCAAATTAATTTAACATTTTGGTAATTCACGAGTAACGAGTAACGACTGAAGTACATACACCACAAAATGTAAATATACAAATAATTTTGCCTACCTACTTATCTACTAAGTTTGAATGTTGGAAGAGAACGTTTTTCGCAGATGTCTCCCCCAATGAAGTTTTAGTCGGAAGCTTGGTCGCGACTAGCTGTAACAGATAGTTGTTGAGCTAAGTTTTCCTGGAGTGCTTCTAGTACCGCCATTGGATCGGCTGCCTCCTGCATGACTTGAGCTTCTCGATCGTGCCGATTAACTACATCGGGTAAGTCAGTACGGAGTTCTTCTAACAGAGCAATAATCTTGGCGATTTTTTGCTCAGAAAGGAGGTTGAGATGTAACGTCAATTGCGCCCGTTGTTCGGCAAAGTTCTCTTGACGAGTTTGTCTAACTAACACCCCAGTGGAAATTACTAAGGCGGCGGCATCTAATCCCTGAGATGACCAGCTAAACGGGGGTAGCTCAAAGGGCAAAAAGCGCTCAATAAAACTGCCGAAAATCCACAGGGCTAGAATGAATAGCAAACTATATAAAAATGTTGATTGCCCAAAGAATGTTGCCATTGCTTCTAAGATTCGTTGGTGGGTGGGTAAAGCGCGAACTTCTTGAGTATGCAGTGAAGTAATGGCTTCAATATTTTGGGTAATCGGGTCTGGTAGTGGAGCCGTTAGCACTCGATTTCGAGACGCTTTGAAGTTGACTTGCTTAGCATCTGAAGTCATGTCGTTAGCGTTGTGAGTCATGTAGCTATTCCTTAATCTGATGCTACTCAATCATGGCTCATATTCTCACAAATCTCATCGTCTCTAAAATCATATTAGACCTCTTGCATAACTCCTGGGTGCCTTTGGGCACCGAAGCCTAGACGGACGCTGAAATTTCGGAGGATACCTCCGAAATCGCGTCCTTGGCTATACAATCAAAGCCCACCTGCGTGGGCTATCATAAAACCTGCACTAGGCAGGTTTCGGTTGTGTAGCGCCAGACTTGACTCTGAGCGAACTGCTAGGCGAGTCAAGGGACTTATTTGCTTGTTTCGTTGTTATTGCGTAGTTCGGTAGCACTTCTTTTAGCTACATCTGGATACACTGAACCAAAATCTTTGATTGCTTCGGTTGATTGCTCTCCAATTCTTTTTAGTCGTTCTCCAGGATCGCCTTTCGTCTCACGAGCCTGTTGCTTCCATTCTGCGGTTGTTTTTGGTCTTTGCAAGTCATCTTGATGAACTATCTGGTCAAGCTTCTTGCTTGCTGCTTGGTTACTAGAAGCAAGATCGACATGGCTTGTTAGGATCAGAAAACCGACTAGAGTCATGCATAAAAACTGCTTTACCTGTAGCCTGTTCACTAAAGAACTAATCTTAGCAATTGTTCCAGAAATCAAATTTGTCACAATCATCTCCTTGGGTAGAAACCTAACCTATCTTTCAAGTCAATTATTGTCTTGAATACCCAGTCATATTACCTATAAAAATTATGAGCATCCCTCTTTCAAAAGGTATAGATTGGGTATATAGAAGAGAGGATAACGTTTATCAAAAGTGCTTAAATAGAGCTTAGAATTTCTATCTAGAGAATGATTTAGCCACTGAATTAAATGCAGTATGAATAGAAGAGAATATCCCCCGAAAATTGCATTTTTTGAAACTAAATTATTGATATAAATGCTAATAAAATTGAGCCAGCCACCGATGAAAACAATAACTTTGTTGACCGCAAAACCAAGACAGATAAAGCTTGAATTGATCCAAGAGTCAAGCTAAATGCAACTAAGATGTATAAAGCTGTATAGATAACCAAAAATGGATTGCACACACTGTCATTTTTGAACTGGCTGAAACTCACAAGTTGCAGACAAGGTTTCGGTCGATCGCTTTCTGTGACAGACATTTTTATCTGAGTCCAACTGAAGTGCAATGATGATGAACTAATTCTAAGTCAAAGACAGTGGCGAAACTAGCAGCTAATCTTTGGCGCACTTCTACAGGCTCAATATTTGGAATAAATTGAGCTAAGGAACCTACAGGTTTATCACTGATGCCACAGGGAATGATGTGCTGAAAACCGCTTAAATCTGGATTGATATTGAGTGCAAATCCGTGAAAAGTAATCCAACGACTTACTTTAATCCCCATCGCCGCAACTTTGCATCCTTCTATCCATACGCCAGTCAATCCAGGTATTCTTTCAGCTAGTAAACCATAAGTAGCGATCGCCCCGATTGCTACTTCCTCTAGTTGTCGCAAATACCAATGCAGATCGAGTTGGTAATGACGCAAGTTTAAAATCGGATAACCGACTACTTGTCCGGGACAATGATACGTGACTTCACCACCTCTTTCAATCCGATGGACTTCAAATGGTGAAGAAGCTGGATCGAACTTCAAGAAATCTGGGGTGGCACCCTGTCCCAAAGTATAAACTGGAGGATGTTCTAGTAAAAGTAGAGTATCTGGCAATTCAGGATTAGCAATCCGAGATGCGACTAGCGATCGCTGTAATTCCCAAGCTTCTAGATAAGGGACTAATCCCAGATCCCATAGCTGACATTGACGCTGCTGCATACCCAATTCCCTTCCCCATCTCCTCTACTCTCCTCAGTCTCAACTATCATAATAAAAGTTGACGATTTGAAAAAAATATTTACAATGCTAGTTTCCCCATCAGGTATATCCCAGATCAAGGAATCGGTAGTGAACAAAGTATTCTTTGGTCATCAGCCTACTCCAGAATTGCTTAGTATCTTGTCAGTATATTTGGTGCAGGGAATTTTAGGTTTAGCTAGACTAGCTGTCAGCTTTTTCCTCAAAGATGACTTAAGCTTGAGTCCGGCACAAGTTGCAGCATTAATGGGCGTAGCAGCCTTGCCCTGGGTGGTAAAACCAGTATTTGGGCTATTTTCTGACGGATTACCGATTTTTGGTTATCGTCGCCGTCCTTATCTAGTGATATCTGGGTTATTAGGTACTAGTGCTTGGTTATGCTTAGCTACAGTAGTTGATACGCCCTTACAAGCCACAGCCGCGATCGCTTTGAGTTCTTTTTCCGTCGCCATGAGTGATGTGATTGTAGACTCGGTGGTAGTCGAAAGAGTCAGGAAGGAATCAGTTAGCACCGCAGGTTCGTTGCAGTCTTTGTGTTGGGCTGCATCCTCTGTGGGAGGGTTACTGACCGCCTATTTAGGCGGTTATTTACTAGAAAGAGTGGATACGCAGACTATATTTGCAATTACGGCTCTTTTTCCCTTAATTGTGTCCGCAGTTGCCTGTTTAATTGCAGAACAGCCCATAGAAACAAATACAGAAGGACAACTTAGTCAAACTAAAAACCAAATTAAGCAAGTATGGCAAGCCATGAAGCAAAAAGCGATTTGGATGCCAGCCTTGTTTCTCTTCCTCTGGCAAGCTACTCCTTCCTCTGATTCTGGCTTCTTTTATTTTACCACTAACGAATTGGGATTTGGACCAGAATTCTTGGGTAGAGTGCGTTTAGTTAGCAGCTTGGCATCTTTAGTAGGGATATGGGTTTTTCAGCGCTACTTGAAGACAGTACCATTTAGAACCATGTTTGGCTGGACAATATGTCTATCGACAGGTTTAGGAATGACGACATTGCTGCTAGTCACCCACGTCAACCGAGATTTGGGCATAGGCGATCGCTGGTTTAGCTTGGGTGATAGTCTAATCTTGACTGTAATGGGGCAAATTGCCTTTATGCCAGTGTTGGTACTTGCGGCGCGGTTGTGTCCCCCTGGGATTGAAGCTACCCTATTTGCCTTATTAATGTCTATTGTCAACCTAGCTGGCTTAGTTTCTCACGAAACAGGTGCTTTACTAACTCATTTTCTGGGCGTGACTGAAAGGAATTTTGATAACTTGTGGCTATTGGTAACTATTGCTAATCTCAGCAGCTTACTACCTTTACCTCTATTAAGTTTATTACCCCCAAACGATCGGCAAGGGGAAAGCGTATCCAGCCAAACAGCCTCAACATCCTCTGCTGTTACTCCCCAACCAGTTCTGATGGCAGAATTTGCTGGAGAGGTATTACCTAGCGTGGAAGATTAATACTGTTATTGCTAAGCCAAAATAGAATTAACCTATAAATAGGCAGCAAACTTCCACTCAAAAACTATATATGACCGAAAGACTAGATAGAATAGAAGTC
This is a stretch of genomic DNA from Merismopedia glauca CCAP 1448/3. It encodes these proteins:
- a CDS encoding DUF1003 domain-containing protein, which encodes MTHNANDMTSDAKQVNFKASRNRVLTAPLPDPITQNIEAITSLHTQEVRALPTHQRILEAMATFFGQSTFLYSLLFILALWIFGSFIERFLPFELPPFSWSSQGLDAAALVISTGVLVRQTRQENFAEQRAQLTLHLNLLSEQKIAKIIALLEELRTDLPDVVNRHDREAQVMQEAADPMAVLEALQENLAQQLSVTASRDQASD
- the lipB gene encoding lipoyl(octanoyl) transferase LipB, with the protein product MQQRQCQLWDLGLVPYLEAWELQRSLVASRIANPELPDTLLLLEHPPVYTLGQGATPDFLKFDPASSPFEVHRIERGGEVTYHCPGQVVGYPILNLRHYQLDLHWYLRQLEEVAIGAIATYGLLAERIPGLTGVWIEGCKVAAMGIKVSRWITFHGFALNINPDLSGFQHIIPCGISDKPVGSLAQFIPNIEPVEVRQRLAASFATVFDLELVHHHCTSVGLR
- a CDS encoding folate/biopterin family MFS transporter; translation: MLVSPSGISQIKESVVNKVFFGHQPTPELLSILSVYLVQGILGLARLAVSFFLKDDLSLSPAQVAALMGVAALPWVVKPVFGLFSDGLPIFGYRRRPYLVISGLLGTSAWLCLATVVDTPLQATAAIALSSFSVAMSDVIVDSVVVERVRKESVSTAGSLQSLCWAASSVGGLLTAYLGGYLLERVDTQTIFAITALFPLIVSAVACLIAEQPIETNTEGQLSQTKNQIKQVWQAMKQKAIWMPALFLFLWQATPSSDSGFFYFTTNELGFGPEFLGRVRLVSSLASLVGIWVFQRYLKTVPFRTMFGWTICLSTGLGMTTLLLVTHVNRDLGIGDRWFSLGDSLILTVMGQIAFMPVLVLAARLCPPGIEATLFALLMSIVNLAGLVSHETGALLTHFLGVTERNFDNLWLLVTIANLSSLLPLPLLSLLPPNDRQGESVSSQTASTSSAVTPQPVLMAEFAGEVLPSVED